From one Salinibacterium hongtaonis genomic stretch:
- a CDS encoding pyruvate carboxylase: MFSKILVANRGEIAIRAFRAAYELGARTVAVYPYEDRNSLHRQKADEAFQIGTQGHPVRAYLDVDEIIRVAKLSGADAIYPGYGFLSENPDLAKAAADAGITFIGPGNSVLEMAGNKVTAKEHAVAAGVPVLKSSPATTDVDVLVAAADEIGFPVFAKAVAGGGGRGMRRVNTREELRPALEEAMREADSAFGDATMFLEQAVLRPRHIEVQILADSTGETVHLFERDCSIQRRNQKVVEIAPAPNLDESIRQALYRDAVAFAKSIGYVNAGTVEFLLDTVGERAGQHVFIEMNPRIQVEHTVTEEVTDVDLVQAQIRIAAGETLADLGLLQDNLRLRGAALQCRITTEDPTQGFRPDTGKITTYRSPGGGGIRLDGGTVSPGSEINPHFDSMLVKMTCRGRDFASAVGRARRGLAEFRIRGVSTNIPFIQALLEDPSFIAGDISTAFIDERPHLVHAHPSRDRGTKLLNWLADVTVNQPNGPAVTSIHPADKLPTIDLSEPAPAGSRQRLMELGPVGFATALRAQTALAVTETTFRDAHQSLLATRVRTRDLVEVAPHVARMTSELLSVEAWGGATYDVALRFLGEDPWERLASLREALPNVAIQMLLRGRNTVGYTPYPTEVTDVFVREAAATGVDIFRIFDALNDVSQMRPAIDAVLETGTSIAEVALCYTGNLLDPAEDLYTLDYYLRLAEQMSDAGAHILAIKDMAGLLRPAAAEKLVTALRERFDQPVHVHTHDTAGGQLATLLAASRAGADAVDAAAAPLAGTTSQPSLSALVAALSDTERDTGISLQAVSDLEPYWEAVREVYAPFESGLPGPTGRVYHHEIPGGQLSNLRQQAIALGLGDHFEKVEDAYAAANAMLGRPPKVTPSSKVVGDLALALVAADADPDDFEQNPQKYDIPDSVIGFMAGELGELPGGWPEPFRTKVLEGRSVKIGVSPVSEEDEAALGGTSDERRNALNRLLFPAPTATFADMRETYGDLSVLDTVDYLYGLRQGEEHIVPMEKGVNLYVGLEAIGDADAKGMRTVMTTMNGQLRPVFVRDRSISVEVHATEKADASKPGHVAAPFAGVVTLQVEVGAAVEAGQPVATIEAMKMEAAITASVAGVVARLAIKSTSPVEGGDLLVEITPA, from the coding sequence ATGTTCTCCAAGATTCTCGTCGCAAACCGGGGTGAAATCGCCATTCGAGCGTTTCGCGCTGCCTACGAGTTGGGAGCCCGTACCGTCGCGGTGTACCCCTACGAGGATCGCAACTCCCTTCACCGCCAGAAGGCGGACGAGGCGTTTCAGATCGGCACTCAGGGCCACCCGGTCCGTGCCTACCTCGATGTTGACGAGATCATCCGTGTCGCCAAGCTCAGCGGTGCAGACGCCATCTACCCCGGATACGGCTTTCTTTCTGAGAACCCCGACCTAGCTAAGGCTGCAGCGGATGCTGGCATCACCTTTATCGGGCCCGGTAATAGCGTTCTCGAGATGGCGGGCAACAAAGTCACCGCAAAGGAACATGCTGTGGCAGCGGGGGTTCCCGTGCTCAAGTCTTCGCCAGCCACGACCGATGTCGACGTTCTCGTGGCTGCGGCCGACGAGATCGGGTTTCCGGTTTTCGCCAAGGCGGTTGCCGGTGGCGGCGGGCGCGGTATGCGCAGGGTCAACACGCGCGAAGAGCTCCGGCCCGCGCTTGAGGAGGCCATGCGCGAGGCCGATAGCGCGTTTGGCGACGCCACCATGTTCCTTGAGCAGGCGGTGCTCCGTCCCCGGCACATCGAGGTGCAGATTCTCGCCGACTCCACCGGGGAGACGGTTCACCTGTTCGAGCGCGACTGCTCCATTCAGCGACGCAACCAGAAGGTTGTGGAGATCGCTCCCGCGCCCAATCTCGACGAATCGATCCGTCAGGCGCTGTATCGAGACGCTGTGGCCTTCGCCAAGTCCATCGGCTACGTCAATGCCGGAACGGTTGAGTTTCTTCTCGACACCGTGGGGGAGCGCGCCGGCCAGCACGTCTTTATCGAGATGAACCCGCGCATCCAGGTCGAACACACCGTCACAGAAGAGGTCACTGATGTCGACCTCGTTCAGGCCCAGATTCGCATCGCCGCAGGCGAGACCCTCGCCGACCTCGGACTTTTGCAAGACAATCTGAGGCTCCGCGGGGCTGCACTCCAGTGCCGCATCACAACAGAGGACCCGACACAGGGCTTTCGGCCAGACACGGGCAAGATCACGACGTATCGCTCGCCCGGTGGCGGAGGCATTCGACTCGACGGCGGAACAGTGAGCCCCGGTTCGGAGATTAACCCGCACTTTGACTCGATGCTCGTCAAGATGACGTGCCGCGGCCGCGACTTTGCTTCGGCGGTCGGTCGTGCGCGCCGCGGTCTAGCGGAGTTTCGCATCCGCGGTGTTTCAACAAACATCCCCTTCATCCAGGCGCTGCTCGAAGACCCGTCATTCATTGCTGGCGACATCAGCACGGCGTTTATCGACGAGCGGCCCCATCTCGTGCACGCTCACCCGTCTCGGGACCGTGGCACGAAGCTTCTCAACTGGCTCGCCGATGTCACCGTCAACCAGCCGAACGGGCCAGCGGTCACCTCGATCCACCCGGCGGACAAGCTGCCAACGATCGACCTGTCCGAGCCAGCTCCCGCTGGATCGCGCCAGCGTCTTATGGAGCTTGGCCCCGTTGGCTTTGCGACGGCCCTGCGGGCGCAGACGGCGCTGGCAGTAACCGAGACGACATTCCGAGACGCGCATCAGTCGTTGCTGGCCACGCGCGTGCGCACTCGCGACCTCGTCGAGGTAGCCCCACATGTGGCCAGGATGACGTCGGAACTGCTCTCGGTCGAGGCCTGGGGCGGCGCGACCTACGATGTCGCACTGCGCTTTCTCGGCGAGGACCCGTGGGAGAGGTTGGCGTCGCTGAGGGAGGCTCTGCCCAATGTCGCTATTCAGATGCTTCTGCGGGGACGCAACACGGTCGGCTACACGCCGTACCCCACCGAGGTCACCGATGTGTTCGTGCGCGAGGCCGCGGCCACCGGTGTCGACATCTTCCGCATCTTCGATGCCCTCAATGACGTCTCCCAGATGCGGCCGGCGATCGATGCCGTGCTTGAGACGGGCACCTCGATCGCCGAGGTGGCGCTCTGCTACACGGGTAATCTGCTCGATCCTGCCGAGGACCTTTACACGCTCGACTACTACTTGCGACTCGCTGAGCAGATGAGCGACGCTGGGGCCCACATCCTCGCGATTAAAGACATGGCGGGTCTCCTTCGTCCTGCCGCGGCCGAGAAGCTTGTCACGGCACTCAGGGAGCGTTTTGACCAGCCGGTCCATGTCCATACCCACGACACCGCAGGGGGGCAGCTCGCAACCCTTCTCGCGGCGAGTCGCGCCGGAGCCGACGCCGTCGATGCCGCTGCGGCTCCGCTCGCGGGCACCACGAGCCAGCCGTCGCTCTCCGCACTGGTCGCCGCACTCTCCGACACGGAGCGTGACACGGGCATCAGCCTCCAGGCCGTTTCAGATCTCGAGCCCTATTGGGAGGCGGTCCGCGAGGTCTATGCCCCATTCGAGTCGGGTTTGCCCGGCCCGACCGGCCGCGTCTACCACCATGAGATCCCGGGAGGCCAGCTCAGCAATCTGCGCCAGCAGGCCATCGCGCTCGGCCTCGGCGATCACTTCGAGAAGGTCGAGGATGCTTACGCTGCGGCCAATGCGATGCTGGGGCGTCCACCCAAGGTAACTCCGTCGTCGAAGGTCGTCGGTGACCTCGCGCTCGCCCTGGTGGCGGCCGACGCCGACCCCGATGATTTCGAGCAGAACCCCCAGAAGTACGACATCCCTGACTCCGTGATCGGGTTTATGGCGGGAGAGCTGGGGGAGCTGCCCGGCGGTTGGCCGGAGCCGTTCCGCACGAAGGTTCTGGAAGGGCGCAGCGTCAAGATCGGGGTGAGTCCCGTTTCTGAGGAGGACGAGGCTGCGCTCGGCGGCACGTCAGATGAGCGCCGAAACGCCCTCAACCGCCTGCTGTTCCCTGCCCCCACCGCCACATTCGCCGACATGCGGGAGACGTACGGAGATCTTTCCGTCCTCGATACCGTCGACTACCTTTACGGCCTCCGCCAGGGCGAGGAACACATTGTTCCGATGGAGAAGGGGGTCAACCTCTACGTGGGCCTTGAGGCTATTGGCGATGCCGATGCCAAGGGCATGCGAACCGTCATGACCACCATGAACGGCCAGTTGCGACCCGTGTTCGTTCGAGACCGAAGCATCTCTGTCGAGGTCCACGCGACCGAGAAGGCGGATGCCTCCAAGCCTGGGCACGTCGCGGCACCGTTCGCCGGTGTCGTTACCCTCCAGGTCGAGGTCGGCGCGGCTGTGGAAGCCGGTCAGCCCGTCGCGACGATCGAGGCAATGAAAATGGAGGCGGCGATCACGGCATCGGTCGCTGGAGTCGTCGCGAGGCTTGCGATCAAGTCGACATCGCCCGTGGAGGGTGGAGATCTGTTGGTGGAAATTACACCGGCCTAG
- a CDS encoding MinD/ParA family ATP-binding protein — MTTKRGESGSISDDAHSLDDSGFNDSVLLEDGGDDLASDVPESMTVSIDLPAPVRTVPDDELAVTISDDPVSPELLSGVDVSSLSISMDSSLIEASDDVVDDVEYAPLPAVASDDPQSRRDRLRGEVSSTPESANMLTADRLIDVKRRRRPAPEGGWPSFVYSATLHLVNLGDSAKARARKELDARIDKQFEGGTRFVPVLTRKGGVGKTTVTSLLGMALSDVREDRIIAIDANPDRGTLSERVNKQTRSTVRDVVTHAASITSFNDFSQMVSRDETRLDILASDTDPLLSEAFDENDYNVVADLAARFYSIALTDCGTGIVHSVMRATLQRADSLVIVSGGSVDEARLASETLTWLESNGYADLVRNAVVAINTATQGTSLVKLDEIESHFQSRVREIVRIPYDPHLAAGSVIDYKNLRTLTKDAARRLAAIVMDGLPSRRAD, encoded by the coding sequence GTGACGACGAAACGTGGAGAGTCGGGTTCTATATCCGACGACGCGCATTCACTTGATGATTCCGGCTTCAATGACTCGGTTCTGCTTGAAGACGGCGGCGATGACCTTGCTTCAGACGTCCCCGAGAGCATGACCGTGAGCATCGACCTGCCCGCGCCCGTGCGCACGGTTCCTGATGACGAGCTCGCGGTGACGATCAGCGATGACCCCGTGAGCCCGGAGCTTCTCTCAGGTGTTGACGTGTCGAGTCTCTCGATCAGCATGGATTCCTCGCTGATCGAGGCTTCCGACGACGTCGTCGACGATGTCGAGTATGCGCCGCTTCCTGCCGTTGCTTCGGACGACCCTCAGAGTCGTCGAGACCGCCTCCGCGGCGAGGTCTCGTCCACTCCGGAGTCGGCCAACATGCTGACCGCCGACAGGCTCATTGATGTCAAGCGACGCAGGCGCCCGGCGCCAGAGGGCGGTTGGCCGTCGTTCGTCTATTCGGCGACACTTCACCTCGTGAATCTGGGAGACTCCGCCAAGGCTCGAGCGCGCAAGGAGCTCGATGCCCGCATTGACAAGCAGTTCGAAGGCGGCACTCGGTTCGTGCCGGTGCTCACCCGCAAGGGCGGAGTCGGCAAGACGACGGTCACCTCTCTGCTGGGCATGGCGTTGTCGGATGTCCGCGAAGACCGCATCATCGCCATCGACGCCAACCCCGACCGTGGAACGCTGTCGGAGCGTGTCAACAAGCAGACCCGGTCTACCGTTCGCGACGTCGTCACCCACGCAGCGTCGATCACGAGCTTCAACGACTTTTCGCAGATGGTGTCACGCGATGAGACGCGGCTCGATATTCTCGCGTCGGACACCGACCCGCTTCTCTCCGAGGCATTCGACGAGAACGACTACAACGTGGTCGCAGACCTCGCCGCGCGCTTCTATTCGATCGCCCTCACCGACTGCGGAACCGGCATCGTCCATTCTGTGATGCGGGCAACCTTGCAGCGGGCAGATTCACTCGTCATTGTCTCTGGCGGCAGTGTGGATGAGGCTCGCCTCGCATCCGAGACGCTCACATGGCTCGAGTCCAACGGTTACGCCGATCTGGTGCGCAACGCGGTCGTCGCTATCAACACTGCGACGCAGGGCACCAGTCTCGTCAAGCTTGACGAGATCGAATCGCACTTTCAGTCGCGCGTGCGCGAGATCGTGCGCATTCCGTATGACCCGCACCTCGCGGCTGGCTCCGTCATCGACTACAAGAACCTCCGCACCCTGACCAAGGATGCTGCACGACGCTTGGCCGCGATTGTCATGGACGGTCTGCCTTCGCGTCGAGCCGACTAA
- the def gene encoding peptide deformylase produces the protein MTARQIRFFGDPVLKTVSDPVTSKDDVSGLIEDLIDSVKLPGRAGVAAPQIGVNLRAFSYNVNGEIGYVINPELVEVSGEPELVEEGCLSVPGFYFKRLRYPFARVKGIDLDGNPVELSGDGLMAQALQHEVDHLEGRLYIDGLDKETKREAMRQIRESDWF, from the coding sequence ATGACCGCACGACAGATTCGGTTCTTCGGAGACCCGGTACTCAAGACGGTTTCCGATCCGGTCACATCGAAGGACGATGTCTCTGGACTGATCGAAGATCTCATCGACTCGGTCAAGCTTCCCGGTCGTGCCGGCGTTGCCGCCCCACAGATCGGCGTTAACCTGCGTGCATTCAGCTACAACGTCAACGGGGAGATTGGCTACGTCATCAACCCTGAGCTGGTTGAAGTCTCCGGCGAGCCTGAGCTTGTCGAAGAAGGCTGCCTCTCTGTTCCCGGGTTCTATTTCAAGCGATTGCGTTATCCATTCGCCCGGGTCAAGGGAATCGATCTCGATGGCAACCCGGTCGAGCTGAGCGGTGACGGCCTTATGGCGCAGGCTCTCCAGCACGAGGTCGATCATCTTGAGGGCCGTCTTTACATCGACGGGCTCGACAAAGAAACAAAGCGTGAGGCCATGAGACAGATTCGTGAATCCGACTGGTTCTAA
- a CDS encoding AMP-dependent synthetase/ligase produces MKEYSVPAMVEADPNANTTDLLVQRVKATPNKAIFALPRPDGTWEDVTATEFERQVIALAKGFVAAGLQPGDKVALMAKTRYEWTLVDFAMWYAGGILVPIYETSAPAQILWYMTDSGAIGFIGETPDHFARLDEIRADLPLVQHVWQIDLGDLDKLVASGTAVTDEEIERRRSLAKADDMATLIYTSGTTGKPKGVRLNHSNFYELSRNSRLSMPEVMHDASSTVLFITLAHVFARFISVLSIHGGVKVGHEPDTKKLLQALGSFKPTFLLAVPRVFEKVYNASEQKAEAGGKGKIFHAAAETAIAYSKALDAGSVPLGLKLKFAVLDRLVLSKLRAAMGGRVAYAVSGSAPLGLRLGHFYRALGLRILEGYGLTETTAPVTVNVVAKFKIGTVGPAIPGNAIRITKEGEVQAKGISVFAGYWNNEQATQDTFDGEWFKTGDLGELDEDGYLKITGRKKEIIVTAGGKNVAPAALEDPIRANPIIGQVVVVGDQRPFISALITLDEEMLPVWLNNNGEDASLTPAAAGKHPKVIAEVQRAIDGANAGVSRAESIRKFTILEHDLTEASGYLTPKLSIKRDIILRDFSDVIAGMYNDAPATEGISISG; encoded by the coding sequence GTGAAAGAGTACAGCGTGCCCGCAATGGTCGAGGCTGACCCGAACGCGAACACAACCGATCTGCTCGTCCAGCGCGTGAAGGCCACACCGAACAAGGCCATCTTCGCGCTACCCCGTCCTGATGGGACATGGGAGGACGTAACAGCCACCGAATTCGAGCGCCAGGTCATCGCCCTCGCAAAGGGCTTTGTCGCCGCTGGACTGCAGCCTGGCGACAAGGTCGCGCTGATGGCGAAGACCCGTTATGAGTGGACCCTGGTCGACTTCGCGATGTGGTACGCCGGGGGAATCCTCGTGCCCATCTACGAGACCTCGGCTCCGGCTCAGATCCTCTGGTACATGACCGACTCCGGGGCCATCGGTTTTATTGGGGAGACCCCCGACCACTTTGCCCGTTTGGACGAGATCCGGGCAGACCTGCCGCTCGTGCAGCACGTGTGGCAGATCGACCTCGGGGACCTCGACAAGCTAGTTGCCAGCGGCACGGCGGTTACCGACGAAGAGATCGAGCGTCGTCGTTCCCTCGCCAAGGCAGACGACATGGCGACCCTGATCTACACCTCGGGTACGACCGGCAAGCCCAAGGGCGTTCGCCTCAACCACTCGAACTTCTACGAGCTCTCCCGTAACAGCCGGTTGAGCATGCCCGAAGTCATGCACGATGCCTCCAGCACCGTTCTCTTCATAACGCTCGCCCACGTGTTTGCTCGCTTCATTTCCGTGTTGAGCATCCACGGCGGCGTCAAGGTTGGGCACGAACCCGATACCAAGAAGCTGCTTCAGGCGCTTGGATCGTTCAAGCCCACGTTCCTCCTTGCCGTCCCGCGCGTGTTCGAGAAGGTCTATAACGCATCGGAGCAGAAGGCCGAAGCCGGCGGAAAGGGCAAGATCTTCCACGCCGCGGCAGAAACGGCGATCGCCTACTCCAAGGCGCTCGACGCGGGGTCAGTACCGCTCGGACTCAAGCTCAAGTTCGCTGTGCTTGATCGTCTTGTGCTCTCCAAGCTGCGCGCCGCGATGGGTGGCCGGGTTGCCTACGCCGTGTCGGGGTCGGCTCCTCTTGGCCTGCGCCTCGGTCACTTCTACCGCGCCCTCGGCCTTCGCATCCTCGAAGGATACGGACTCACGGAGACCACCGCTCCCGTTACGGTCAACGTCGTCGCCAAGTTCAAGATCGGCACCGTCGGCCCGGCTATCCCCGGAAACGCGATCCGCATCACCAAAGAGGGCGAAGTCCAGGCCAAGGGCATCAGCGTCTTTGCTGGCTACTGGAACAACGAGCAGGCCACTCAAGACACCTTCGATGGCGAGTGGTTCAAGACAGGCGACCTCGGAGAACTCGACGAGGACGGCTACCTCAAGATCACGGGCCGCAAGAAGGAGATCATCGTCACGGCGGGTGGCAAGAACGTGGCCCCTGCCGCGCTCGAAGACCCCATTCGCGCGAACCCCATCATCGGGCAGGTCGTCGTCGTAGGAGATCAACGTCCGTTCATCTCCGCACTCATCACCCTCGACGAGGAGATGCTCCCCGTCTGGCTCAACAACAATGGCGAGGATGCAAGCCTCACGCCGGCGGCGGCTGGAAAGCATCCCAAGGTGATCGCCGAGGTGCAGCGCGCGATTGACGGCGCCAACGCGGGTGTTTCGCGGGCCGAGTCAATCCGCAAGTTCACTATCTTGGAGCACGACCTGACCGAGGCGAGCGGGTATCTCACCCCGAAGCTCTCGATCAAGCGAGACATCATCCTCCGGGACTTCTCGGATGTGATTGCTGGCATGTACAACGATGCTCCCGCGACTGAGGGCATTTCGATCAGCGGCTAA
- a CDS encoding ROK family glucokinase, which produces MHAVGIDIGGTKIAGALVSYEGEIVRSERVPTPAGDPSAIVDVVTDMILSLSQGEEVRAAGVAAAGFIDEQQATVYYAPNISWRNEPFRDRLLERVSLDVTIDNDANAAGWAEFRFGAGRGVSDMTMLTIGTGVGGAIVTDGRLLRGGFGTGAEIGHLRVVPGGLPCGCGSRGCIEQYGSGRALLRMANEIADVGGIGIQLADLRQKRGVLTGEDVAALIIERDAGAMQALRELGSWLGQACASLSAILDPRMFVLGGGVAAAGETLLDPIREAYLAHLPARGYHPEPQFVTAQLGNDAGVVGAADLARLHFLSR; this is translated from the coding sequence ATGCACGCTGTCGGCATCGACATCGGTGGAACCAAGATCGCGGGGGCTTTGGTCTCCTACGAGGGCGAGATCGTGCGGTCTGAGCGAGTGCCGACTCCGGCCGGCGATCCGAGCGCCATCGTCGATGTCGTTACCGACATGATCCTCTCCCTCTCCCAGGGTGAGGAGGTTCGTGCTGCGGGAGTCGCCGCCGCTGGGTTTATCGATGAGCAGCAGGCCACTGTGTATTACGCGCCCAACATCAGCTGGCGCAATGAGCCATTCCGAGACCGTTTGCTCGAACGTGTGTCGCTGGATGTGACGATCGACAACGATGCCAACGCGGCAGGCTGGGCGGAGTTTCGTTTCGGTGCTGGCCGTGGTGTCTCCGATATGACGATGCTCACGATCGGCACGGGCGTTGGAGGCGCCATCGTCACGGACGGTCGGCTCCTGCGCGGCGGATTTGGCACGGGGGCAGAGATCGGGCACCTTCGTGTTGTGCCCGGAGGGCTTCCCTGCGGATGCGGTTCCCGAGGCTGCATAGAGCAGTACGGCTCGGGCAGGGCGCTGTTGCGTATGGCGAACGAGATTGCCGATGTCGGCGGCATCGGAATCCAGCTCGCAGACCTCCGCCAGAAGAGAGGCGTTCTCACGGGTGAGGATGTGGCGGCTCTGATCATCGAACGCGACGCCGGGGCAATGCAGGCGCTTCGTGAGCTCGGCAGCTGGCTCGGCCAGGCCTGTGCTTCACTGAGCGCCATTCTCGACCCCAGGATGTTTGTGCTGGGCGGGGGAGTGGCAGCCGCAGGAGAGACACTCCTTGACCCGATCCGCGAGGCGTATCTGGCGCACTTGCCAGCGCGTGGATATCATCCAGAGCCGCAGTTCGTCACAGCCCAGCTGGGAAACGACGCCGGTGTTGTCGGCGCAGCGGATCTCGCCCGCCTGCACTTTCTGTCGCGTTAG
- a CDS encoding lysophospholipid acyltransferase family protein, with protein MFYWFMKNLIAGPILRTVFRPWVKGHDNIPKTGGVILASNHLSFIDSVFLPLVIDRRISFLAKSDYYTTRGLKGWATKNFLKATGMLPIDRSGGKASEASLNTGLGVLAKGEVLGIYPEGTRSPDGKLYRGRTGVARMILEGNVPVVPVVMVDTDKVMPIGKRLPKVRRIGVVIGEPIDFSRFEGMESDRFILRSITDEIMFELLRLGDREYADVYASSVKEKRATLSR; from the coding sequence ATGTTCTATTGGTTCATGAAGAACCTGATTGCCGGTCCCATTTTGCGGACGGTGTTCCGTCCATGGGTCAAGGGGCATGACAACATCCCCAAGACCGGTGGTGTAATCCTCGCGAGCAATCACCTCTCGTTCATTGACTCGGTGTTTCTGCCCCTGGTGATCGACAGGCGCATCAGCTTTCTCGCCAAGAGCGACTACTACACGACCAGAGGGCTCAAGGGCTGGGCGACCAAGAACTTTCTCAAGGCCACCGGCATGCTGCCAATCGACCGCTCGGGCGGCAAGGCCTCTGAAGCGTCGCTCAACACGGGCCTCGGCGTTCTTGCCAAGGGCGAGGTCCTTGGCATCTATCCAGAGGGCACCCGAAGCCCCGACGGCAAGCTATATCGCGGCCGCACCGGTGTCGCCCGCATGATTCTTGAGGGCAACGTTCCTGTTGTTCCCGTGGTCATGGTCGATACCGACAAGGTCATGCCGATCGGCAAGCGTCTGCCTAAGGTTCGCCGCATCGGTGTCGTCATCGGCGAACCCATTGATTTCTCCCGGTTCGAGGGCATGGAGAGCGACCGCTTCATTCTGCGGTCGATCACCGACGAGATCATGTTCGAGCTCCTCCGTCTTGGTGACCGGGAATATGCGGATGTCTATGCGTCGTCGGTCAAAGAAAAGCGCGCAACCCTGAGCCGCTAA
- a CDS encoding class II 3-deoxy-7-phosphoheptulonate synthase, with amino-acid sequence MIAGLDYWRTLPIKQQPQWPDADAVGAASAEIAALPPLVFAGEVDQLRSRLADAAAGRAFLLQGGDCAETFAGATADQIRNRVKTILQMAVVLTYGASMPIVKMGRMAGQFAKPRSSDTETRGDVTLPAYRGDIVNGYDFTPESRRADPARLVKGYHTSASTLNLIRAFTQGGFADLREVHSWNKGFAANPANKRYEALAGEIDRAIRFMEAAGADFDELKRVEFYSSHEGLLMDYERPMTRIDSRTGLAYNTSSHFQWIGERTRDLDGAHLDFFSRVRNPIGIKLGPTTTPEVMKQIIDKLDPEREPGRLTFITRMGAGKIRESLPPLLEAAKSLGVTPLWVTDPMHGNGITTPNGYKTRRFDDVMDEVKGFFEAHRAAGTHPGGIHIELTGDDVTECLGGSEHIDEKTLATRYESLCDPRLNHMQSLELAFLVAEELSAIR; translated from the coding sequence GTGATCGCGGGGCTCGACTATTGGCGCACGCTTCCCATCAAGCAGCAGCCGCAGTGGCCGGATGCCGACGCGGTCGGCGCAGCATCCGCTGAGATCGCTGCGCTTCCGCCGCTCGTGTTCGCGGGCGAGGTCGACCAGTTGCGCAGCAGACTCGCCGATGCTGCTGCGGGTCGGGCGTTCCTTTTGCAGGGCGGCGACTGCGCCGAGACCTTTGCCGGGGCCACCGCCGACCAGATTCGCAATCGCGTCAAGACGATCCTTCAAATGGCCGTGGTACTTACCTACGGCGCGTCGATGCCGATCGTCAAGATGGGGCGCATGGCAGGGCAGTTCGCCAAGCCGCGCTCCAGCGACACCGAGACGCGGGGTGACGTCACGCTTCCCGCGTACCGGGGCGACATCGTGAACGGATACGACTTCACACCGGAGTCGCGCCGCGCGGACCCCGCCCGCCTGGTCAAGGGTTACCACACCTCTGCGTCGACCCTTAACCTCATTCGCGCGTTCACACAGGGTGGCTTCGCCGACCTGCGTGAGGTGCACAGCTGGAACAAGGGCTTCGCCGCAAACCCCGCCAACAAGCGTTACGAGGCGTTGGCGGGTGAGATCGACCGAGCCATCCGATTCATGGAGGCGGCCGGCGCCGATTTCGATGAGCTCAAGCGCGTGGAGTTCTACTCAAGCCATGAGGGACTGCTCATGGACTACGAGCGTCCGATGACACGCATCGATTCGCGCACGGGTCTCGCCTACAACACGTCCTCACATTTTCAGTGGATTGGTGAGCGCACGCGCGATCTCGACGGAGCACACCTCGACTTCTTCTCTCGGGTTCGAAACCCCATCGGCATCAAGCTCGGCCCCACCACGACGCCCGAGGTGATGAAGCAGATCATCGACAAGCTCGACCCCGAGCGCGAACCAGGACGCCTCACCTTCATCACCCGCATGGGCGCTGGCAAGATCCGCGAGTCGCTGCCGCCGCTTCTTGAGGCGGCGAAGTCGCTCGGTGTTACGCCGCTCTGGGTCACTGACCCGATGCACGGCAACGGCATCACGACGCCGAATGGCTACAAGACGCGTCGGTTTGACGATGTGATGGATGAGGTCAAGGGCTTCTTCGAAGCACACCGCGCTGCGGGGACCCACCCGGGCGGCATCCACATCGAGCTCACGGGCGACGATGTCACCGAGTGCCTCGGTGGCTCTGAGCACATCGACGAAAAGACGCTGGCTACGCGGTACGAGTCGCTCTGCGACCCGCGCCTCAACCACATGCAGTCGCTTGAGCTAGCGTTCCTGGTCGCCGAGGAACTCAGCGCCATTCGCTAG